A window of Synechococcus sp. MEDNS5 contains these coding sequences:
- the atpE gene encoding ATP synthase F0 subunit C, giving the protein MSDLTSAASVLAAALAVGLAAIGPGIGQGTAAGQAVEGIARQPEAEGKIRGTLLLSLAFMEALTIYGLVVALVLLFANPFAG; this is encoded by the coding sequence ATGAGTGATCTGACCTCCGCCGCTTCCGTTCTGGCCGCCGCCCTTGCGGTGGGTCTCGCCGCCATCGGCCCTGGTATCGGCCAGGGCACCGCAGCCGGTCAGGCTGTGGAAGGCATCGCCCGCCAGCCTGAAGCTGAAGGCAAGATCCGCGGAACCCTGCTGCTCTCCCTGGCCTTCATGGAAGCTCTGACCATCTACGGCCTGGTGGTGGCACTGGTTCTTCTGTTCGCCAACCCCTTCGCCGGCTGA
- the atpB gene encoding F0F1 ATP synthase subunit A, whose product MVPSLLNLPFAELEVGQHLYWQIGNLNLHGQVFLSSWVVIGLLLLLVVSGTRKMERDPKGVQNLLEYLWDYLRELAREQIGEKAYRDWLPFVGTLFLFIFVCNWGGALIPWRLVELPNGELGAPTADINTTVAMALLVSLSYFYAGLSRKGLRYFEYYVEPTPIMLPFKIIEDFTKPLSLSFRLFGNILADELVVAVLAFLVPVLVPLPAMFLGLFTSAIQALIFATLAANYIGEAVHEEAH is encoded by the coding sequence GGCAGATCGGCAATCTGAACCTGCATGGCCAGGTTTTCCTCAGTTCTTGGGTCGTGATCGGCTTGCTGCTTCTGCTCGTTGTGAGCGGAACCCGCAAGATGGAACGCGATCCCAAGGGGGTTCAGAACCTGCTGGAATACCTTTGGGATTACCTGCGGGAGCTCGCACGGGAACAGATCGGCGAGAAGGCTTACAGAGACTGGCTTCCTTTCGTGGGAACCCTGTTTCTGTTCATCTTTGTTTGCAACTGGGGCGGTGCTTTGATTCCCTGGCGCCTGGTCGAGCTTCCCAATGGAGAGCTCGGTGCCCCAACAGCCGACATCAACACCACCGTTGCCATGGCTCTGCTGGTGTCTCTCTCTTACTTCTATGCGGGGCTGAGCCGCAAAGGGCTGCGTTACTTCGAGTACTACGTGGAGCCGACTCCGATCATGCTCCCGTTCAAGATCATCGAGGATTTCACCAAGCCTCTTTCGCTCTCGTTCCGTCTTTTCGGAAACATTCTTGCTGACGAACTGGTGGTGGCCGTTCTTGCCTTCCTTGTGCCTGTGCTGGTACCGCTTCCCGCCATGTTCCTCGGCCTGTTCACCAGTGCCATCCAGGCTCTGATTTTCGCCACCCTCGCCGCGAACTACATCGGCGAGGCTGTGCACGAAGAGGCCCACTAG
- a CDS encoding F0F1 ATP synthase subunit B: MTMSFPLFASEGGFGLNLNLFETNLINLVIVIGVLYWFLKGFLGGILERRRQAILKDLEDSEGRLRQATNDLARAQEDLAAAQQKAEKIRVDGKARAEAIRKDGEMRTINAMAAVKQDALADLNAEGARLTEQLRREAALAAIDKAMTELPGRLDAAGQSRLIDASISNLEDA; encoded by the coding sequence ATGACCATGTCTTTCCCACTGTTTGCCTCGGAAGGCGGGTTCGGCCTGAACCTCAACCTTTTCGAGACCAACCTCATCAACCTCGTCATTGTGATCGGGGTTCTGTACTGGTTCCTGAAGGGCTTCCTAGGGGGCATCCTTGAGCGTCGCCGGCAGGCGATTCTGAAGGACCTTGAGGATTCCGAGGGCCGGCTGCGTCAGGCCACAAACGATTTGGCCCGTGCCCAGGAGGATCTTGCTGCTGCTCAGCAGAAAGCAGAGAAGATCCGTGTCGACGGCAAAGCCAGGGCTGAAGCCATCCGCAAGGATGGTGAGATGCGAACGATCAATGCCATGGCTGCTGTCAAGCAGGATGCACTGGCTGATCTGAATGCTGAAGGTGCTCGCCTCACCGAACAACTGCGCCGCGAGGCTGCACTGGCTGCCATCGACAAGGCGATGACAGAACTTCCCGGACGTCTTGATGCAGCGGGCCAGTCCCGATTGATCGATGCCTCCATCAGCAACCTGGAGGACGCCTGA
- the atpH gene encoding ATP synthase F1 subunit delta: MPLLNTLATPYAEALLQVTDGRSESDDVAAQCKELLTVWDSSTALREAMTSPVLEPAAKKKALGQLLAEQIKPSLMNLLKVLADRQRLTALDAVLRRYLELYRESRNISLAHVRSAQALSDEQTAALTAKVQSMVGTGSVEIDLTIDASLIGGFVINIGSQVIDASLSGQVRRLGLSLAKAS; this comes from the coding sequence ATGCCACTCCTGAACACCCTGGCGACTCCGTACGCCGAAGCTCTTCTGCAGGTCACTGACGGTCGCAGCGAATCAGATGACGTCGCCGCTCAGTGCAAGGAACTCCTTACGGTCTGGGACTCCAGCACCGCCTTGCGCGAAGCCATGACATCGCCGGTGCTTGAGCCTGCTGCCAAGAAAAAGGCCCTCGGACAACTTCTTGCAGAGCAGATCAAGCCGTCACTGATGAACCTTCTCAAGGTTCTCGCTGATCGGCAGCGCTTGACCGCTCTCGATGCTGTTTTGCGCCGCTATCTGGAGCTGTATCGCGAATCCCGCAACATCTCCCTGGCTCACGTCCGCAGCGCTCAAGCTCTGTCTGACGAGCAGACCGCAGCCCTCACGGCAAAGGTTCAGTCCATGGTCGGAACCGGTTCCGTTGAGATTGATCTCACCATCGACGCCAGCCTGATCGGTGGCTTCGTGATCAATATCGGCTCTCAGGTTATCGACGCCAGCCTGTCTGGTCAGGTTCGTCGCCTTGGGCTTTCGCTCGCGAAGGCGAGCTGA
- a CDS encoding F0F1 ATP synthase subunit gamma — translation MANLKEIRDRIKSVKNTRKITEAMRLVAAAKVRRAQEQVLRSRPFADRLARLLENLQARMRFEDADAPLLEERSLETVTLMAVTGDRGLCGGYNANIIKRTEQRFAELQGQGYKVNLLLIGRKAISYFTNRSYPIQATFTGLEQVPTADEAGSVANEVFAEFLSETTDRVEIIFTKFINLVSCKPVVQTLLPLDPQGIADAEDEIFRLTTKDGDLRVETGSAPANTQPELSSEIVFEQSPDQLLNALLPLYLQNQVLRSLQEAAASELASRMTAMNNASDNAKALAKTLTLDYNKARQAAITQEILEVAGGAAAVG, via the coding sequence ATGGCAAATCTCAAAGAGATCCGCGATCGGATCAAATCAGTTAAGAACACCCGCAAGATCACCGAGGCCATGCGCCTTGTGGCGGCAGCCAAGGTGCGTCGTGCCCAGGAGCAAGTTCTGCGCAGCCGTCCTTTTGCGGATCGTCTGGCCAGGCTTCTGGAAAATCTGCAGGCGCGTATGCGTTTTGAGGATGCCGACGCTCCCCTGCTAGAGGAACGTTCCCTTGAAACGGTCACCCTTATGGCGGTGACAGGCGATCGTGGCCTCTGCGGTGGCTACAACGCCAACATCATCAAGCGCACTGAGCAGCGTTTCGCTGAATTGCAAGGCCAGGGCTACAAGGTGAATCTTTTGTTGATTGGTCGAAAGGCCATCAGCTATTTCACCAATCGCAGTTACCCGATTCAGGCCACATTTACTGGGCTTGAGCAGGTGCCAACGGCTGATGAAGCTGGATCCGTGGCGAACGAGGTGTTTGCGGAGTTTCTCTCTGAAACCACCGACCGGGTTGAAATTATTTTCACCAAATTCATTAACCTGGTGAGTTGCAAGCCCGTAGTTCAGACCCTTCTTCCGCTCGATCCTCAGGGAATTGCTGATGCTGAAGATGAGATCTTCCGCCTCACCACCAAAGACGGCGATCTCAGGGTGGAAACAGGTTCGGCTCCTGCCAACACACAACCGGAGCTCTCCTCCGAGATCGTGTTTGAGCAAAGTCCAGATCAGCTTCTGAACGCACTCTTGCCTCTCTATTTGCAGAATCAGGTGTTGCGTTCACTTCAGGAGGCTGCTGCCTCGGAACTGGCGAGCCGAATGACGGCCATGAACAACGCCAGCGACAACGCCAAGGCTTTGGCCAAAACCCTGACTCTTGACTACAACAAAGCCCGTCAGGCTGCGATTACCCAGGAGATTCTGGAAGTGGCAGGAGGCGCAGCTGCTGTTGGTTGA
- a CDS encoding F0F1 ATP synthase subunit B' — protein sequence MTWLLLAEAGVPEGGLFDLDATLPLMAVQVVLLTFLLNSLFFRPVGKVVEDREGYIATSRADAKQKLEQIKRLEADLQDQLRGARQAAQAAIVEAEQEVDRLYREALAEAEAEANRIREKSRREIETQRESAQAQLMSQVDQLSAQIINRLLAA from the coding sequence ATGACCTGGCTTCTGCTCGCTGAAGCAGGTGTTCCGGAGGGAGGTCTTTTTGACCTCGATGCCACCCTTCCGCTGATGGCGGTTCAGGTGGTTCTCCTCACCTTCCTGCTCAATTCCCTGTTCTTCCGGCCGGTCGGCAAGGTCGTGGAGGATCGCGAGGGTTACATCGCGACCAGTCGTGCTGACGCCAAGCAAAAGCTTGAGCAAATCAAACGACTGGAAGCCGATCTCCAAGATCAACTCCGTGGAGCCCGTCAGGCCGCTCAGGCCGCCATTGTCGAGGCTGAACAGGAAGTTGATCGTCTGTACCGCGAGGCTCTTGCCGAAGCGGAGGCCGAAGCCAATCGCATTCGCGAGAAATCACGGCGTGAGATCGAGACCCAACGAGAATCCGCCCAGGCTCAGCTCATGAGCCAGGTGGATCAGCTCAGTGCCCAGATCATCAACAGACTTCTGGCCGCCTGA
- the atpA gene encoding F0F1 ATP synthase subunit alpha encodes MVSIRPDEISAILKQQIEDYDKSVSVSNVGSVLQVGDGIARVYGLQQVMAGELVEFEDGTEGIALNLEDDNVGAVLMGEGLGIQEGSTVRATGKIASVPVGDGLLGRVVNPLGVPLDGKGDLGASESRLIESPAPGIIQRKSVHEPMQTGITAIDAMIPIGRGQRELIIGDRQTGKTAIAIDTILNQRDQDVVCVYVAIGQKAASVAQVTEVLRERGALDYTVIVAANASDPAALQYLAPYTGASIAEYFMYKGKATLVIYDDLSKQAQAYRQMSLLLRRPPGREAYPGDVFYCHSRLLERAAKLSDAMGKGSMTALPIIETQAGDVSAYIPTNVISITDGQVFLSSDLFNSGLRPAINVGISVSRVGGAAQTKAIKKIAGTLKLELAQFDELAAFSQFASDLDAATQKQLGRGKRLRELLKQSQFSPLILAEQVAIVYAGVKGLIDDVPVDQVVQFSRELREYLKSNKPEFIEKIQTEKVLSPEAETMLKEAVAEVTSTMLATAN; translated from the coding sequence ATGGTTTCCATCCGTCCCGACGAGATCAGCGCCATCCTCAAGCAGCAGATCGAGGACTATGACAAGTCTGTTTCGGTCAGCAATGTGGGTTCCGTCCTGCAGGTGGGCGACGGCATTGCCCGTGTCTACGGCCTTCAGCAAGTGATGGCAGGGGAACTCGTTGAGTTCGAAGATGGTACTGAGGGCATCGCGCTCAACCTCGAAGACGACAATGTCGGCGCTGTGCTGATGGGTGAGGGCCTTGGGATCCAGGAGGGCAGCACCGTTCGGGCCACCGGCAAGATTGCATCCGTGCCCGTCGGCGATGGTCTTCTTGGTCGTGTGGTGAATCCTCTGGGTGTTCCCCTCGATGGCAAAGGTGATCTGGGTGCCTCTGAAAGCCGTCTGATCGAATCACCGGCTCCCGGCATCATTCAGCGCAAGTCGGTGCATGAACCGATGCAAACCGGCATCACTGCCATCGACGCGATGATTCCCATTGGCCGCGGTCAGCGTGAGCTGATCATTGGCGACCGTCAGACCGGCAAGACCGCTATCGCCATCGACACGATCCTCAATCAGAGGGATCAGGATGTCGTCTGCGTTTACGTGGCCATCGGTCAGAAAGCAGCGTCAGTCGCTCAGGTGACTGAGGTGCTGCGTGAGCGTGGTGCCCTCGATTACACGGTGATTGTGGCGGCCAATGCGTCTGATCCTGCGGCACTCCAATACTTGGCTCCTTACACCGGTGCATCGATTGCCGAGTACTTCATGTACAAGGGCAAAGCCACATTGGTGATCTACGACGACCTCTCCAAGCAGGCTCAGGCTTATCGCCAGATGTCCCTTCTGCTCCGTCGTCCGCCCGGTCGTGAGGCCTACCCCGGTGATGTGTTCTATTGCCACAGCCGCCTGCTGGAGCGTGCCGCCAAGCTGTCTGATGCTATGGGCAAAGGTTCGATGACGGCACTGCCCATCATTGAGACCCAGGCCGGTGACGTGTCCGCCTACATCCCAACCAACGTGATTTCAATCACCGATGGTCAGGTGTTCTTGAGTTCCGATCTGTTCAACTCCGGTCTGCGCCCCGCCATCAACGTGGGTATTTCCGTGAGTCGTGTTGGTGGTGCTGCGCAAACCAAGGCCATCAAGAAGATCGCTGGCACGCTCAAACTTGAACTCGCACAGTTTGATGAACTCGCTGCCTTCTCACAGTTCGCTTCCGATCTCGATGCGGCAACCCAGAAGCAGCTCGGCCGCGGCAAGCGCCTGCGCGAGCTGCTCAAGCAGTCTCAGTTCAGCCCGCTGATCCTTGCTGAACAGGTCGCCATCGTTTACGCCGGTGTAAAGGGTTTGATCGATGATGTGCCCGTGGATCAGGTGGTTCAGTTCTCTCGCGAGCTCCGCGAATACCTCAAGAGCAACAAGCCTGAGTTCATCGAAAAAATCCAGACTGAGAAAGTTCTCAGCCCTGAGGCGGAGACCATGCTTAAAGAGGCCGTCGCTGAAGTCACCTCCACCATGCTGGCAACGGCCAACTGA